A region from the Gossypium hirsutum isolate 1008001.06 chromosome A08, Gossypium_hirsutum_v2.1, whole genome shotgun sequence genome encodes:
- the LOC107890714 gene encoding (-)-kolavenyl diphosphate synthase TPS28, chloroplastic has product MTNMSSHSIHHLFLCSSTIPSSSLSFSYNHVSILAGTWQSWGKDKGHNVDIHRLCRAISKPRTQEYAGVFQNGLPVIKWNEIVDDDIQGEAFKTLELSKIKEHVDNIRSMLGSMGDGEISCSAYDTAWVALIEDVNGNGSPQFPSTLEWISDNQLPDGSWGDKHIFLAHDRLINTLACVVALKTWNLHPDKCQKGLSFFKENISKLEDEKAEHMPIGFEVAFPSLLETARSLSIEVPYDSPIFQNIYEQRDLKLTRIPKEIMHNVATTLLHSLEGMLDLDWEKLLKLQCQDGSFLFSPSSTAYAVMQTKNENCLNYLTKIVQRFNGGVPNVYPVDLFEHIWAIDRLQRLGISRYFNPEIKQCLDYTYRHWTQEGICWARNTRVQDIDDTAMGFRLLRLHGYEVSADVFRHFEKGGEFFCFVGQSNQAVTGIFNLYRASQLRFPGDQILEDANRFSSDFLREKQATNQLLDKWIISKHLPGEVGFALKFPWLASLPRVETRFYIEQYGGEDEVWIGKTLYRMPYVNNNAYLELAKLDFNNCQALHQMEWNGMQRWYSEMGLGDFGMSRRSLLLSYFMAAASIFEPERSQERLAWAKTAFLVETIASSFHNGIPKPSDYELRKRFVQVFTSLGYAPFSHFNGRKLDSNRTMQKLIDALLRTLNYLSLDALVAHGRDISRDIRRAWEKWMLKWAEEGDTHQEVAELVVQTINLTSGYWPTEELVPHPQYLRLSNLINTVCHQLCHYQKQEVHDNGCFNNTDTDQSRTRKIESAMQELVQVVLENSSDDIDSGFKQTFLTVAQSFYYAAHCDLETIIFHIAKVLFEKVH; this is encoded by the exons ATGACAAACATGTCTTCCCATTCCATTCACCACCTCTTCCTTTGCTCCTCTACTattccttcttcttctttatcaTTCTCCTACAACCATGTTAGCATACTTGCag GCACTTGGCAGTCATGGGGTAAAGACAAAGGACATAACGTTGATATTCACCGCTTATGCAGAGCTATATCCAAGCCCCGCACTCAAG AATATGCTGGTGTGTTTCAAAATGGTTTGCCTGTGATAAAGTGGAACGAGATTGTGGATGATGACATCCAAGGGGAAGCTTTTAAG ACTCTGGAATTGAGTAAGATTAAGGAACATGTGGACAATATTAGATCCATGTTGGGTTCCATGGGGGATGGAGAGATAAGTTGTTCAGCTTATGACACGGCTTGGGTTGCTCTCATTGAAGACGTTAATGGCAATGGTTCCCCTCAGTTCCCTTCAACCCTTGAATGGATTTCCGACAATCAACTTCCTGACGGATCATGGGGTGACAAACACATATTCTTGGCCCATGATCGATTGATCAACACTTTAGCTTGTGTTGTTGCGTTGAAAACATGGAATCTTCATCCAGACAAATGCCAAAAAG GATTGTCATTTTTCAAAGAGAACATAAGCAAACTCGAAGATGAGAAAGCAGAGCATATGCCAATAGGGTTTGAAGTGGCTTTTCCTTCGCTTTTGGAAACAGCTCGAAGTTTGAGCATTGAAGTACCGTATGATTCACCTATCTTTCAAAACATCTACGAACAGAGAGATCTAAAGCTCACAAG GATACCAAAGGAGATAATGCACAATGTGGCCACAACACTACTACATAGCCTTGAAGGGATGCTAGACTTGGATTGGGAAAAGCTTTTGAAGTTGCAGTGTCAAGATGGGTCTTTCTTGTTCTCACCATCCTCCACTGCCTATGCTGTCATGCAAACCAAAAACGAGAATTGTCTTAATTACTTGACCAAAATTGTTCAAAGATTCAATGGCGGAGTCCCCAACGTATACCCCGTTGATCTCTTCGAACATATTTGGGCTATCGACCGATTGCAACGCCTTGGGATTTCAAGATATTTCAACCCCGAGATTAAACAATGCCTAGACTATACTTATCG aCACTGGACTCAAGAAGGGATATGTTGGGCAAGAAACACTCGGGTTCAAGACATTGACGATACAGCCATGGGGTTTAGGTTACTAAGGTTACATGGATACGAGGTTTCTGCCG ACGTTTTTCGACATTTTGAGAAAGGCGGCGAGTTCTTCTGCTTTGTGGGACAGTCAAACCAAGCAGTAACTGGGATTTTCAACCTATATAGGGCTTCGCAACTGCGGTTCCCCGGAGACCAGATTCTTGAAGATGCCAACCGTTTTTCATCCGATTTCTTAAGAGAGAAACAAGCTACTAATCAACTTTTAGACAAATGGATCATAAGCAAACACTTACCTGGCGAG GTTGGGTTTGCATTGAAGTTCCCATGGCTTGCAAGCCTTCCAAGAGTGGAAACCAGATTTTACATAGAACAGTATGGTGGAGAAGATGAAGTATGGATCGGAAAGACTCTTTACAg gATGCCGTATGTGAACAACAATGCATACCTTGAGCTTGCAAAGCTAGACTTCAACAATTGTCAAGCTTTACATCAGATGGAATGGAATGGCATGCAAAG GTGGTACTCGGAAATGGGTCTGGGTGATTTTGGAATGAGCAGAAGATCCCTTCTCTTATCTTACTTTATGGCAGCGGCCAGCATTTTCGAGCCAGAAAGGTCCCAAGAGCGGCTGGCATGGGCTAAGACCGCCTTCTTGGTTGAGACCATCGCCTCTTCTTTTCACAATGGAATACCCAAACCTAGCGATTATGAGCTCAGAAAAAGATTTGTCCAAGTATTCACAAGTTTGGGTTATGCACCATTTAGCCACTTTAATGGAAG GAAGTTGGACTCAAACAGGACAATGCAGAAGCTCATTGACGCTTTACTTCGGACACTCAACTACCTATCCTTGGATGCACTTGTGGCTCATGGTCGAGACATTAGCCGTGACATTCGCCGTGCT TGGGAAAAGTGGATGTTGAAATGGGCAGAGGAAGGTGATACGCACCAAGAAGTAGCAGAATTAGTGGTGCAAACAATCAATCTTACCTCTGGATATTGGCCCACGGAGGAGCTAGTGCCTCACCCCCAATACCTGCGACTATCTAATCTCATCAATACAGTTTGCCATCAGCTCTGTCACTACCAAAAGCAAGAG GTGCATGACAATGGGTGCTTTAATAACACCGATACAGATCAGAGCAGAACCCGGAAAATAGAATCTGCCATGCAAGAACTTGTTCAAGTAGTACTCGAAAATTCCTCAGACGACATTGACTCCGGATTCAAGCAAACATTTCTCACAGTTGCACAGAGTTTTTACTATGCTGCACACTGTGACCTAGAGACTATCATATTTCACATTGCTAAAGTACTCTTTGAGAAAGTACACTGA